The Equus caballus isolate H_3958 breed thoroughbred chromosome 12, TB-T2T, whole genome shotgun sequence genome contains a region encoding:
- the OR10Q2 gene encoding olfactory receptor 10Q1 codes for MFSRSPVLNQSGPTEFVFRVFTTVPEFQVLLFFLFLFLYLMILCGNTAIIWVVCTHTSLRTAMYFFLSNLSFIEISYTTVVVPLMLSNILGARKPIPLAGCGAQMFFFLTLGAADCFLLAIMAYDRYVAICHPLHYTLIMTQKLCIQMVASALGLALFLSLQLTSLIFTLPFCGHHQEINHFLCDVPPVLQLACADIHVHQAVLYVVSILVLTVPFSLISVSYVFITSAILRIHSAEGHRRAFSTCSSHLTVVLLQYGFCALVYLRPQSRSSVDEDRQFALVYTFVTPLLNPLVYTLRNKDVKGALKKAIGIKGTVETL; via the coding sequence ATGTTTTCTAGGAGCCCTGTTCTCAACCAATCTGGCCCCACTGAATTTGTGTTCCGTGTATTCACCACTGTCCCTGAATTTCAggtcctcctcttcttcctcttcctcttcctctacttgatgATCCTCTGTGGCAACACAGCCATCATCTGGGTGGTGTGCACACACACCTCCCTCCGCACTGCAATGTATTTCTTCCTGTCCAACTTGTCCTTTATAGAAATCAGCTACACCACCGTTGTGGTGCCTTTGATGCTTTCTAACATTTTAGGGGCCCGGAAGCCCATTCCACTGGCTGGCTGTGGAGctcaaatgttcttttttctcacacTTGGTGCTGCTGACTGTTTTCTCTTGGCAATCATGGCATATGATCGttatgtggccatctgccacccaCTACACTACACCCTCATCATGACCCAGAAGCTGTGCATCCAGATGGTGGCcagtgccctgggcctggccctcttcctctccctgcagcTCACATCCTTAATCTTCACCCTGCCCTTCTGTGGGCACCACCAGGAAATCAACCACTTCCTCTGTGATGTGCCTCCAGTCTTGCAGCTGGCCTGTGCTGACATCCACGTGCACCAGGCTGTCCTCTATGTTGTGAGTATTCTTGTTCTGACTGTTCCCTTCAGCCTTATTTCTGTCTCCTATGTGTTCATCACCTCTGCCATCCTGCGCATCCATTCTGCTGAGGGCCACCGCCGGGCCTTCTCCACATGCTCCTCCCACCTCACTGTGGTCTTGCTGCAGTACGGCTTCTGTGCCCTGGTCTACCTTCGTCCCCAGTCCCGCTCCTCAGTGGATGAGGACCGCCAGTTTGCCCTTGTTTACACTTTTGTCACTCCCTTACTCAACCCCCTGGTTTATACCCTCAGGAACAAGGATGTCAAAGGTGCCCTGAAAAAGGCCATCGGTATCAAAGGAACTGTGGAAACTCTCTGA